One stretch of Candidatus Poribacteria bacterium DNA includes these proteins:
- a CDS encoding phytanoyl-CoA dioxygenase family protein has protein sequence MRHGYNKSTERRIIMDWQLETTVSDGQVEFYKENGYLTFGRIFTESELDTLRDYVDEMIENLPEGRRPEQMDVPHFEHPFLFKYLTHPRVLKVIERLIGPDIVLWSSHFISKREHDGMAVPWHQDGVYWGKSLEPMDVITMWLAVDESKVENGCMRVIAGSHKLRDRRYEEVDRRNNLFGSEVVEDDLDTSKVVNLELEVGECHFHDAWTIHNSSPNVSQKRRCGYTMRYMPASVRYPGAEWRRKHYIYLLQGEDRTEGFNTYAPVPEF, from the coding sequence GGTATAATAAAAGCACTGAAAGGAGAATCATCATGGATTGGCAATTGGAAACGACTGTCTCTGATGGACAGGTCGAATTTTACAAAGAAAACGGGTATCTCACGTTTGGACGGATCTTCACAGAATCGGAATTGGATACACTCCGGGATTATGTGGATGAGATGATCGAGAATTTGCCCGAAGGGAGGCGTCCTGAACAGATGGATGTCCCGCATTTTGAACATCCGTTTTTGTTTAAATATCTGACGCATCCACGGGTGTTGAAGGTGATAGAGCGGTTGATTGGACCGGATATTGTGCTCTGGTCGAGCCACTTTATTAGCAAGCGCGAGCACGATGGCATGGCGGTCCCGTGGCATCAGGATGGGGTCTACTGGGGAAAATCTCTTGAGCCGATGGACGTTATCACGATGTGGCTCGCGGTAGATGAATCGAAGGTCGAAAACGGATGTATGCGTGTTATCGCTGGTAGCCACAAATTACGGGATCGCCGCTATGAAGAGGTCGATCGCAGAAATAATCTCTTCGGCAGCGAAGTTGTGGAGGATGACTTAGATACATCAAAGGTGGTCAATTTGGAACTGGAGGTTGGCGAGTGCCATTTTCACGACGCATGGACCATCCATAACTCCAGTCCGAACGTCTCGCAGAAACGGCGATGCGGGTACACAATGCGCTACATGCCTGCGAGTGTCCGTTACCCGGGGGCAGAGTGGCGCCGCAAGCACTATATCTATCTGCTGCAAGGCGAAGATAGGACGGAAGGCTTTAACACCTATGCCCCTGTACCGGAGTTCTAA
- a CDS encoding site-specific DNA-methyltransferase, whose amino-acid sequence MQLNGIRNENCLDTMKMMRDAFVDLVVTSPPYDEMREYEGYKLESFEQIASELYRVVKVGGVVVWVIGDQTIKGNETGTSFRQALYFKEIGFNLFDTMIYLKPPRGAVGNNKTYWQSFEYMFVFSKGQPKTINLIKDRKNKESRKGDTGTKRLPDGSLLKLKREGYSEYGRRTNVWEYMIGKGHSASDEIAHKHPAIFPEKLAQDHIISWSNGGDLVYDPFLGSGTVALMAELNGRNYLGSEINENYCEIARERLQRIPPSQESQPPEKSKTPEQLKLLEAKCGSGSETSYL is encoded by the coding sequence ATGCAATTAAACGGTATAAGAAACGAAAACTGTCTTGACACGATGAAGATGATGCGTGATGCCTTTGTGGATCTTGTTGTAACTTCACCCCCGTATGACGAAATGCGTGAGTATGAAGGATACAAGTTAGAATCTTTTGAACAAATTGCATCTGAACTGTATCGGGTTGTTAAGGTTGGAGGCGTGGTTGTATGGGTTATTGGTGATCAGACTATAAAGGGAAATGAGACAGGCACTTCGTTTCGACAGGCACTTTATTTTAAAGAGATCGGATTTAACCTGTTTGATACAATGATTTACTTGAAACCTCCCAGAGGCGCAGTTGGCAATAACAAGACTTACTGGCAATCCTTTGAATATATGTTCGTTTTTAGTAAGGGACAGCCCAAAACAATCAATCTAATTAAAGACAGAAAAAACAAAGAATCGCGCAAAGGGGACACCGGCACCAAACGCTTACCCGATGGTTCTTTATTAAAATTAAAGCGGGAAGGGTATTCCGAATATGGAAGACGCACGAATGTTTGGGAGTATATGATTGGAAAAGGGCATTCGGCATCAGATGAGATCGCTCACAAACATCCTGCTATATTCCCTGAAAAATTGGCACAAGACCACATCATTTCTTGGAGTAACGGGGGTGATTTAGTGTATGATCCATTTTTGGGGAGTGGAACTGTCGCACTCATGGCTGAGTTAAATGGTAGAAATTATCTTGGTAGTGAAATTAATGAAAATTACTGCGAAATTGCCAGAGAAAGACTACAAAGAATTCCTCCATCACAGGAATCACAGCCTCCCGAGAAATCGAAGACCCCTGAACAACTAAAATTGCTGGAGGCTAAATGTGGCTCAGGAAGCGAAACCTCGTATTTGTAA
- a CDS encoding Zn-dependent alcohol dehydrogenase, protein MKAAVLYETDTHLKIEEFDLPRPSANQVRVRLVASGVCHSDWHVIKGDWPFVRLPVILGHEGAGVVEEIGSDVTQVQVGDHVILSWKRNCGYCEMCQKGYPNLCALPSDGSGRPAIKTSGREIDQMSGLGTFGTETIVPQDAVVPIDKDMPFAQAALIGCGVMTGVGAAINTAEVSPGSSVAVFGCGGVGLNCIQGAAMSGGEPIIAVDVLDNKLELGKQFGATHTVNASEVDPVERIKEITDGRGVHYAFEAIGLIGQTFRQAILCTRSRGVTVFVGHAPENTPVEFDARMLMSEKMVIGSMYGTARPHVDFPRLVSLYKAGQLKLDELVTRTYPLEGINDAFEALARGEVARSVLDLT, encoded by the coding sequence ATGAAAGCCGCAGTATTGTATGAAACGGACACACACTTAAAGATTGAAGAGTTCGACTTACCACGTCCGAGCGCGAATCAGGTCCGGGTGCGATTGGTCGCCAGTGGCGTTTGTCATTCCGATTGGCATGTCATTAAGGGCGATTGGCCCTTCGTCAGGTTACCTGTCATTCTTGGGCATGAAGGGGCGGGTGTCGTAGAAGAGATCGGAAGCGACGTGACACAGGTCCAAGTCGGCGACCATGTAATCCTTTCATGGAAACGGAACTGTGGATACTGTGAAATGTGTCAGAAGGGGTATCCGAATTTGTGTGCACTCCCCTCCGACGGTTCAGGTAGACCTGCAATAAAAACGAGTGGGCGTGAAATCGACCAGATGTCGGGATTAGGAACATTCGGTACTGAAACGATCGTCCCACAGGACGCAGTTGTTCCGATTGATAAGGATATGCCGTTTGCACAAGCCGCGCTCATCGGGTGTGGCGTGATGACAGGGGTCGGCGCGGCTATCAATACTGCAGAAGTTTCACCCGGCAGTTCAGTCGCTGTCTTTGGATGTGGCGGAGTTGGACTCAATTGCATACAAGGTGCTGCGATGTCTGGTGGTGAACCTATTATTGCGGTCGATGTCCTCGACAACAAGCTCGAACTCGGCAAGCAGTTTGGCGCGACACACACGGTTAATGCTTCCGAGGTAGACCCTGTAGAACGGATTAAGGAAATTACCGATGGGCGCGGTGTCCACTATGCTTTTGAGGCAATCGGGTTGATCGGTCAAACGTTCCGACAGGCAATCCTCTGCACGCGGAGTCGGGGCGTGACAGTGTTTGTCGGGCATGCCCCGGAGAACACGCCTGTGGAATTTGACGCACGGATGCTGATGTCGGAGAAGATGGTGATCGGTTCGATGTATGGAACTGCGCGCCCGCATGTGGATTTCCCACGATTGGTTTCGCTCTATAAAGCAGGGCAACTGAAGTTGGACGAACTCGTCACACGCACCTATCCGTTAGAAGGGATTAACGATGCATTCGAGGCTTTGGCAAGAGGCGAAGTCGCACGGAGTGTCCTTGATTTGACCTAA
- a CDS encoding amidohydrolase family protein produces MRPYFDVHCHIGMTVSRAPTVGQSVGRCLARMASADVIGAIPCPTGGSPQARGVLDTRTQHETIANACKLYPERFPIGLGIAEVRHEQAGADELDRAMQEDGLVGFMCHPGLSGHSLGGELHVFLEVVAMHNGLCLLHQAGSTQNIAAYAQRFPSITFIIGHVSMNKAGHLDAITHCGKCENIWFDVAQKPEGADASWDLVHLVNHLGNDRIMFGSDLPYYDFRLVQAQIESARLDDETKERIAYQNAALFVQKFRADWTPTLTAITPPQVYSEAEMWEANGARLR; encoded by the coding sequence ATGCGTCCCTATTTTGATGTCCATTGCCACATCGGTATGACGGTATCACGCGCCCCGACTGTAGGACAGAGCGTCGGACGTTGTCTTGCCAGGATGGCTTCGGCAGATGTTATTGGTGCGATTCCGTGTCCAACGGGTGGCAGTCCGCAGGCACGGGGTGTATTGGACACACGCACACAACACGAAACAATCGCCAACGCATGCAAGCTCTACCCAGAACGCTTTCCGATTGGACTTGGGATTGCTGAAGTCCGACACGAACAAGCAGGTGCTGACGAATTGGACAGAGCCATGCAGGAAGACGGTTTGGTCGGCTTTATGTGCCACCCAGGGCTCTCTGGACATTCACTCGGCGGCGAGCTGCACGTCTTCCTTGAAGTGGTCGCGATGCACAATGGGCTGTGTCTGCTACATCAGGCGGGCTCCACGCAGAATATTGCTGCTTACGCGCAGCGGTTTCCGTCGATAACGTTTATTATCGGGCATGTTTCGATGAACAAAGCCGGACATCTCGATGCGATTACGCACTGTGGGAAATGCGAAAATATCTGGTTCGATGTGGCGCAGAAACCGGAAGGGGCGGATGCAAGTTGGGACCTCGTCCACCTCGTCAATCATCTTGGTAATGACAGGATTATGTTCGGGAGTGATCTGCCGTATTACGATTTTCGTCTGGTGCAAGCGCAGATTGAATCCGCACGGCTTGACGATGAAACAAAGGAACGGATTGCCTACCAGAATGCGGCGCTATTCGTCCAAAAATTTCGTGCGGACTGGACACCGACGTTGACCGCAATAACACCTCCACAGGTCTATTCTGAAGCTGAGATGTGGGAGGCGAATGGCGCAAGGCTACGCTAA